Proteins encoded in a region of the Sparus aurata chromosome 6, fSpaAur1.1, whole genome shotgun sequence genome:
- the LOC115582627 gene encoding RNA-binding protein 25-like — protein sequence MESKSERGKKRETKIQEKSLEKMESKSEKGKKREPKIREAPLVMTSSKVKRRFRSRAKKDEKHVVMTRSRAKELQRRRLKEEHLETSERESEEGSSGTAQTWKSLEKIEGKSEKGNKIETKIQEKSSEKMECKSKKGKKRETKIKAESLEKMESKTEKGKKRETKIQKESLEKMESKSEKGKKREPKIQEEPLEKMESKSERGKKRETKNQEKSLEKMESKSEKGKKREPKIQEAPLVMTSSKVKKEIQEKSKER from the coding sequence atggagagtaaGAGTGAAaggggaaagaagagagaaacaaagattcaAGAGAAGTctttggagaagatggagagtaagagtgaaaagggaaagaagagagaaccAAAGATTCGAGAAGCTCCTTTGGTGATGACGAGTAGTAAAGTTAAAAGGAGATTCAGGAGTAGAGCAAAGAAAGATGAGAAGCATGTGGTGATGACGAGGAGTAGGGCTAAAGAATTGCAAAGGAGAAGGCTAAAAGAGGAGCATTTGGAGACGAGTGAGAGGGAAAGTGAAGAAGGATCAAGTGGAACAGCACAAACCTGGAAGTCTTTGGAGAAGATAGAGGGTAAgagtgaaaaaggaaacaaaatagaaacaaaGATTCAAGAGAAGTCTTCGGAGAAGATGGAGTGTAAgagtaaaaaaggaaagaagagagaaacaaagattaAAGCGGAGTCtctggagaagatggagagtaagactgaaaaaggaaagaagagagaaacaaagattcaAAAGGAGTctttggagaagatggagagtaagagtgaaaagggaaagaagagagaaccAAAGATTCAAGAGGAGCctttggagaagatggagagtaaGAGTGAAaggggaaagaagagagaaacaaagaatcAAGAGAAGTctttggagaagatggagagtaagagtgaaaagggaaagaagagagaaccAAAGATTCAAGAAGCTCCTTTGGTGATGACAAGTAGTAAAGTTAAAAAGGAGATTCAGGAGAAGAGCAAAGAAAGATGA